The DNA sequence CGTACCCGGCCGGGCTGACCGGGGTCGCCGCGCCATTGACCGCGTCGAGGCTCTCGAGCAGGTTCTTCCCGATGAGCGCGTCGTCGGGCAGCGCGATCGGGTATTCGCCGGAGAAGCACGCCGTGCACAGCCGCGTCTTCGGCTGTTCCGTCGCCGCGACGAGGCCGTCGAGCGAGATGTAGCCCAGCGAGTCCGCGCCGATCGAGCGGCGGATGCCGTCGAGGTCGACGCCGTTCGCGACGAGCTCGGCCCGCGACGCGAAATCGATGCCGTAGAAACACGGCCACCGCACGGGCGGCGACGCGATCCGGACGTGCACCTCGAGCGCGCCGGCCTCGCGCAGCATCCGCACCAGCGCGCGCTGGGTGTTGCCGCGGACGATCGAGTCGTCCACGACGACCAGCCGCTTGCCGCGGATGACGTCGCGCAGCGGGTTCAGCTTGAGCCGGATGCCGAGCTGGCGGATGGTCTGCGACGGCTGGATGAACGTGCGCCCGACGTAGGCGTTCTTCACCAGGCCGGTGCCGTACGGGATGCCCGAGCCCTGCGCGTACCCGATGGCCGCCGGGGTACCGGACTCCGGCACCGGCATCACCAGGTCGGCCTCGACCGGCTGCTCGCCGGCGAGCCGGCGGCCGATCTCGACGCGGGTGGCGTGCACGCCGCGGCCGGCGATCGTGGTGTCGGGGCGGGCCAGGTAGACGTACTCGAAGACACAGCCCTTGGGGTCCGGGTTGGCGAACCGCGACGAGCGCAGGCCTTCGGCGTCGATGGCGATCAGTTCGCCCGGCTCGACCTCGCGCACGAACGACGCGCCGACGATGTCCAGGCCCGCGGTCTCGCTGGAGACGACCCAGCCGCGCTCGAGGCGGCCGAGCACCAGCGGGTGCACGCCGTGCGGGTCACGCGCGGCGTACAGCGTGTTCTCGTCGGCGAACACCAGGCAGAACGCACCCTTGAGCGTGGGCAGCAGCTCCATCGCGGCGCCTTCGATGCCCTTGTCGGCGGCGTTCGCGGCGAGCAGCCCGCAGATCAGGTCCGAGTCGCTGGACGAGCCGGTCAGCCCGGCGTGCGGCTTGAGGCCCGCGGCGATGGTGCGCTCACGCAGCTCCGCCGTGTTGACGAGGTTGCCGTTGTGCGCGAAGGACAGGCCGCTGCCCGTCTCGGTGGTGCGGAAGATCGGCTGCGCGTTCTCCCAGATGGTGGCGCCGGTGGTCGAGTACCGGCAGTGGCCGACGGCGATGTGGCCCTGCAGCGACTGCAGGATCTGTTCGTCGAAGACCTGGCTGACCAGGCCGAGGTCCTTGAAGACCACGATCTGGGAACCGTCGGAGACGGAGATGCCGGCGGCCTCCTGGCCCCGGTGCTGCAGGGCGTAGAGGCCGTAGTAGGTCAGTTTGGCGACTTCTTCCCCGGGAGCCCAGACGCCGAAGACGCCACACTCCTCGCGGGGTTCCGGGTCGGGCTGGTCGGAGGACACGAGCTGTGGGTCGGAAACCACCGAGGTGCTCCCAGGAAGACGCGGTCAGGCCGGTTTCAGTGTAAACGGTCCGGACATGAGTCAGGCCCCGCCCGACGTGGTTCTGACCACTTCGGACAGGGCCTGAAGTCTTTTCCGTGCGCTAGCAGGCATCCGGCAGCGAGAGAATCTCCGAGAGCACCCGGGCTCCGTCACCGCTGCGGCGCCACAGCCACCGCTCGGGTTCGAAGATGTTCTCTTCGGTACCGGGCATGCGCGTCGCCACCACGTCGTCCTCGGCGTTGAGCCGGACCACGTCCACGACGTCGTCGTGCACTCGCACACCGACGACGGCGAGGACCTCGCCCCGGTCGTCGGCGGGGTGGACGAACTGGTAGCCACGGGCCACCAGTTCCTGCAGCCCGGTCTCGATGTCGTAGACGGGAGCGACGGGAGCCTCAGCCGAGGACATCGTCGAACTCACCGTCCTTGGCGCCCGCGAGGAACGCCGCCATCTCCGCGCGCGTGTAGACGAGCGCCGGGCCGGTCGGGAAGCGCGAGTTGCGCATCGCGATCTCGCCGTTGGACAGGGGGGCGACCTCGACGCAGTTGCCGACGGCGCCGCTGTAGCTCGCCTTGCGCCACGGGGCACCGGACAGCCGATCGGCCGGGATGCCGTTCTCGAATCGCTCTGCCATGGTCCCAACCTCTCGATGCGGAAACCTGGGGCGGTGCAGATGCATGTGCATTTGCCCGCGTAGAGCACGCTAGCACGTGTGCTTGCAGCGGTAAATGCACGTGCAGAATTTCTTGCAAAGTTCTCCCCCAGTGAAGGATCACCAGGTCACACTTCATCCAACGGGCTACAGAAACGTCCTCGAATGGACGAGTTGCTACCCCTGGTTACCGTTCAGCGGGTACTCGTCGATGCTGTCGAACGCGGGTCGTTCAGATCTCTTGACGGCGCTTCGCGAGCATCGAGCGGCTCCGGTCGGGGGTCTCCGCGTCGACGGCGAGCATGTCCAGGGCGCGGCTGTACTTCTCGATCTCTTCGCGCTTCTCGATGTAGTGCGCGCCCGTGAGGTACTCGACGTAGGCGATGTTCGGCAGTTCCGGCTCGCCGAACCGCAGCAGCGAAAACGCGTGCTCCGCGGACAGCCCGCTGCGCGAGTACGGCAGGACCTGCACCGACACGTGCGGCAGCGCGCTCATCTCGAGCAGGTATTCGATCTGCCGCTTGAGGACCTTGACGCCGCCGATCGGCCGGTACAGCACCGATTCGTCGAGCACCATCCAGACGCGCGGCGCGTCCGGCCTGCTGAACATCTTCTGCCGCCGCATCCGCAGCGCGACCAGCTGGTCGACCCGGTCGTCGGCCATCTCCGGCCGGCCGTGGCTGAAGATCGCTCGCGCGTACCCCTCGATCTGCAGCAGGCCCGAGACGTAGAGCGGCTCCCAGATCTGGATCCGGGCCGCGGCCTCTTCCAGGCCGACGAGGTCGGTGAACCAGTTCGGCATCGTCTCGCCGAAGCGGCGCCACCAGCCCGGTTCGTTCGACTGCTTGACCATGTCGAGGAACGTCTGGCGTTCGGTGGACTCCTCGACGCCGTACATCGTCAGCAGGTCGGTGACGTCGCGTTCCTTGAAGCCGACGCGGCCCAGCTCGAGGCGGCTGATCTTCGATTCGGACCCGCGGATGTTGTAGCCGGCCTGCTGCCGCGTGATGCCCGCTTCTTCACGGAGCCGGCGCAGCTGTGAGCCGAGGATCATCCGCCGCGCCGTCGGGCCGATGTTCTGTTCAGCACTGGACGCGTTCACCGCGTTCATTCCCGGACCTTCCGCGCGTCAGTCACCAGGGGGCTCTAGCCCGACTACCGAAAGTACACGTTGGGCCGTCCTGCGCAAAGAGGTGACCCGGTTTACCGCATGCTTGTGTAGTCCTACTCTACGTAGAGTACGAGACTTACGACACAGAACTTGCGAGGTTCAAGATGCCCGACGCCGCGACCCGGACCGAACGAGTTCCCGTCGGAGTCGACCCGACCCGGGCCAGCATCGCGCGGGTCTACGACGCGTTCCTGCTGGGTAAGGACAACTACGAGATCGACCGGGAGGTCCTGAAGCAGGTGCAGCAGGCCGCTCCCGAAGCGCAGGACCTGGCCTTCGAAAACCGCGGTTTCCTCATTCGCGCGTGCCGCTTCCTCGCGAGCCAGACGGGTATCACCCAGATCCTCGATCTGGGGTCCGGTCTCCCGACCGCCGAGAACACCCACCAGGTCGTCCAGCGGATCAACCCGGAGACCCGGGTCGTCTACGTCGACAACGACCCGGTCGTGCTCGCCCACGGCCGGGCGCTGCTGGAAGAGAACGAGCACACCCACTTCGTCGCCGAGGACATCTTCGAGCCGGCGCGGATCCTCGAGAACGAGATCGTGCGCGAGCACATCGACTTCACGCAGCCGCTGATCATGTTGCAGATGGGCACCCTGCACCACTTCAAGGGCGACCACGACCGGCCGGCGGAGATCATGAGGGAGTACGTCGACGCGCTGCCGTCGGGCTCGTTCGTCGGCCTCAGCCACTTCTTCGACCCGGAGAACGAAGACTCCGCGACCGCGCGCCGCATGGAGGACTTCTTCGTGCACAGCCCGATGGGCTCGGGCACGTTCCGGACGCAGAAGGACATCGAGGCCTTGTTCGCCGGCCTCGAAATGGTCGATCCCGGCGTGACCCTGTGCGCCGACTGGTGGCCGGACGGCCCGCGCCTCAAGGAGCTCAACGTCGCGCAGCGCACCATCGCCGGCGGCGTCGGCCGCAAGCCGTAACTAGACGCGGACGAGCGGGAGCCACTGCGAAAGGTCGGCCCGGGAGCCCGAAGCGGACACCCGGCCACCGGCCACCGCAGTGGTCCAGTCCAATCGGCCCGTGGCCAGTTCGAGCCAGGTGCGCGGGTCCGTCTCGATCACATTGGGCGGCGTGCCGCGGGTGTGGCGCGGACCGTCCACGCACTGGACCGCCGCGAACGGGGGCACCCGGACCTCGACCGTCCTTCCGGGAGCGTCGGCCGCCAGCGCGCGCAGGCTGAGCCGGACGGCGGCGGCCAGCTCCGGGCGGGCCGGGTCGGGCCCGTCGCCCTGCAGCCACGGGGAAATCGCCTGCACCGCCGCACGTAACTGTCCGGGGTCGACCGAACGCGAAGAGGCCATGGGCAAACAGTAGAGTGGCGCACCAAGAGTTTTCCGGCACACCCGAGAACGTGGGGATCACGATGGCGCAGCGGGACGAGGCAGATCGGATGGTTTCGCAGCAGCCAGCCGGAAACGGACCGGATCGCCCCGGCAAGCACGGCAAGCACAGCCGGTCGGCGCGGCGAGGCGGCCAGCAGGCCCGGCGCTCCGGCAAGCACGGCACGCCGGAGATCACCGAGGAGATGCGCGCGAACGCGCGCGCCAACCCCAACAGCTGGCTCTACGTCATCGACGAGGCCTTCGACCCGAACGGCCCGGTGCCGTCGTGGGCGGTCGTCGGCGCGTACCCGGTGAACGACGCCGGCGACGTCGTCGCGGACTTCCACGCGAACGACCGCTACCGGCCCTCGCCCAAGGCGCTCGGGTTCCCGGAGCCGTCGAACGACCTCGAGCAGCTGCTGCAGCTCGTCCGGACCGAGCACCGGCCGCCGTCGGACCTGCCGAAGGTCGTCCTCGACTCGACGCTGTTCGTCTACGCGATGTCGCCGGTGCAGCGCACGGTGATCGGCTTCCACAACACCGACGGCCGGGTCATGGTGCCGGCCTACACCCGCAAGGCCCTGGTGCCGCGCGAGTGGCCGCACGCCCGCGCGGTGGTCGGCCGCGACATCGTCAGCCTGCTCGGGGGTCACCCGGTCGCGATCAACCCGCACGACCTGATCACCGCCGTCGTGCCGGCGGAACACCTGATGAAGGCGCTGGCGGACGAACAGCAGCGCTGACGGCGTCACCCTTGAGCCCCTCACTCTTTCGAGTGTCACCGGGTAGCCGATCCGGCGACACGGGTGCATCGTGAGGCTCGATGAGGCTCACGGGACAGGTGGGGGGCATGAGGGTGCTGGGCCGTTTACGAAGAGGCCGTTCGTTGCCGCTCCTCGCCGCCGCCGTGTTCCTGGTCGCCGGGCAGGCCCCGGCGACCGCCGTCGACCTCTACGACGGCGCCGAAGACCACTACGCCGGTTCGCAGATCGCCAAGGTCGAAGGGATCGACGCGCTCCCGGACGTGCTCTACGCGGCCGACGACCAGCAGCTCGGCCACGACGTCAGCGGTCACCAGGGGCCGGTCGACTGGGGCGGCGCGGCGGGGGCGGGCGCGAAGTTCGTCTACGTCAAGGCGACCGAAGGCACCGGCTTCGTCAACCCGCAGTTCGCCCAGCAGTACAACGGGTCCTACGACGCCGGGCTGATCCGCGGCGCCTACCACTTCGCCCGGCCGGACGTCTCCGACGGCGCGTCGCAGGCGAAGTACTTCCTGGCCCACGGCGGCGGCTGGTCCGCCGACGGCAAGACGCTGCCGGGCGCGCTCGACGCGGAGTACAACCCGTACGGCGAAACCTGCTACGGCAAGGACGCCGGCGGAATGGTCCGCTGGCTCAGCGACTTCTCCGAGACCTACCGCGCGGCCACCGGCCGGTACCCGACGATCTACACGTCGACGAGCTGGTGGAAGCGGTGCACCGCGAACAACGGCGGTTTCGGCGCCAACCCGCTCTGGATCGCCCGCTACAACACCACCATCGGCGAGCTCCCGGCCGGCTGGAGCGTGCACACGATCTGGCAGTTCGCCGACCGCGGCACCCTGCCGGGCGACCAGAACTGGTTCAACGGCGCGGCCGCCCGTCTGCGGGCGCTCGCGCTCGGCTGAACGGCTCAGCCGTTCGCGGTAATAGGTGTTAACCAGTCACCAATTGACGATCAACTTCCCGGGAAAATCACCCACGCGTATACCCAATTTCACGGAACTGAGTGACAAACCCCTGGTGCGTCGCTAACAATCGTGCTCGGGCGGCTACCTGCAGTAAGCCGTCCTCAGCGAGGGTATCTGTGAAGGGATTCAACGATGTCCACTTCCCGAAGAGGGCGGCTGTTCGCTGCCCTGGCCGTCCCCGCCACGCTGCTCCTGCTCGGCAGCACGGTCCAGGCGACGGCCGCGACCATCTCCCCCGAGGTCGATCCGGTGTCCGCGATCAACGCGGACATCGCCGTGCACAACCACGACATGGGCTCGCAGATCCGGCGCGTCGAGGGTGACAAGTCGACGCCGGACACGCAGAAAGCGGCGCAGCAGCCGCAACCCGCCCAGGCCATCCCCGGCCAGGTGCTGGCCACGGTGGCCGGCATGGACGTCGCCAGCTACCAGGGCAACGTCGACTGGGCGAGCTGGTGGAACCAGGGCAAGCGGTTCGTCTGGACCAAGTCCACCGAAAGCACGAGCTACACCAACCCGTACTTCGCCCAGCAGTACAACGGTTCCTTCAACCAGGGCTTCATCCGCGGCGCCTACCACTTCGCCACCCCGAACACGGCGAGCGGCGCCGCCCAGGCGAACTACTTCCTGGCCCACGGCGGCGGCTGGTCGCGGGACGGCAGGACCCTGCCCGGCGCCCTGGACATGGAGTACAACCCGTACGGCGCCACCTGTTACGGGCTGAGCAAGGCGGCGATGACGTCGTGGATCCTCGACTTCCACGACACCTACCACGCCAAGACCGGCCGGTACCCGGTGATCTACACGTCCCAGAGCTGGTGGAACCAGTGTGTCAACGCCGACTTCGCCAGCACGGCCCCGCTGTGGGTCGCGCGGTACGCGTCGTCGGTCGGCACCCTGCCCTACAACTGGGGCTTCTACACCGTCTGGCAGTACACCTCGAGCCCGCTCGACCAGGACACCTTCAACGGTGCCATCGACCGGCTCCAGGCCCTCGCCAACGGCTGACCCGCACCACCCCCGGCTCCCGGATCGTGACGACTTCGCGTCGTCTCGGCCGGGAGCCGGTTTCATGCCGTACCGTCCGAGCTTGCAGAATGCTGCTCACGACGTCCTGGGGGAACCGCACGCGTCCGCCGGGCGTCGGATGCGCACGAACACCCCGCGCCCGGAAGGCATGACCGATGACCTACCCGCCTCAGCCGGGCCAGCCCGGCCAGCCCGACCCGTACGGCCAGCAGCCGCAGTCCGGCGGCTTCCCGCAGCAGCCGTATCCCCAGCAGGGCGGGTGGGACCCGAACCAGCAGCAACAGCCGTACCCGACGCAGCAGTACCCGCAGGGCTGGGACCCGAACCAGCAGGGTTACCAGCAGCCCGGTACCGCCGGCTACCCGCAGCAGGGCTGGGGTGACCCCAACCAGCAGCAGCAGGGCTGGGCCGACCCGAACGCGCAGCAGCAGCAGCAGCAGCAGGCGTGGGCGGACCCGAACGCCCAGCAGTACGGCCAGCAGGCGTGGGACCCGAACTCCGGCGGCCAGATGTCGGGCTGGGACCAGCAGGGTGGTTACGGGCAGGGCTTCGGCGGGCCGCCGGCGCCGCCCAAGCAGAGCAAGACCGGGATGTGGATCGCCGTCGGCGCCGTCGTGGTGCTGGTGCTGGCCGGCCTGGGCATCACCGGGTTCGTGGCACCCGGGTTCTTCCTCTCGAAGGACGACAACACGAACGTGGCGTCCCCGGGCACGAGCACCTCGGCCAAGCCGACGACGCCGAAGAGCACCCCGAAGAAGTCGACGACCCCGAGCACCAAGGCCTCGACGCCGGGCGGTGGCTCGGGCTCGGGCCAGGGCAAGGTCGTGCTGCAGGGCTTCATCGACAAGCTGAACGCCGGCGACAACAACGCCGCGATCGCGATGGGCTGCTCGGACTCGAAGGACCTGCTCGACTCGTGGCTCAAGACGTTCCTCAAGTCGCCGCTGCAGCTCGAACTCGGCGACGTGCCGGACGACGAGTACCTCGTCGAGGGCCAGGTCACCGGAACGTCCGCGGGCAAGTCCGTCAAGGGCACGCTGAGCGCGACGAACTTCGACGACAAGGGCTTCTGCGTCAGCACCATGCTGGTGTCCTGAACTGGTGAAGCTGTGGCGATCACCGCTGGCGTGGACGTTCGCCGCGTCACTGGTGCTGCTGCTCGGGGTCGGCGGCTGGTTGCTGACCGACCCCGCCACCAGCCGCAGTGACGCGCTCAAGACCGGCGGCCTGGCCGGCGGCGCGATCGTGGCGCTGTACGCGCTCTGGCTGAACGACCGCCGCCGCCGCGTCGAGGAACGCCGCCAGGACATCGAGCGGCAGCGTCACGAACTCGAGTCGCAACGCGCGGAGCAGGACCGCGAGCGGGTGGCGGACGAGCGGTTCGCGAAGGCGGTCGAGCTGCTCGGCCACGCCGCCGACCAGGTGCGGGTGGGGGCGCTGCACGCACTGGCGGGGCTGGCGCGGAGCCGCCCGGAGTACACGCAGACGGTGCTGGACGTGCTGTGCTCCTACCTGCGGCGGCCGTTCCAGCACCCGCGGTACGAGTCGGACCTTCCCCGCAAGACCCAGGAAACCCTCGTCGGCCAGCCCGACGACGAGCGCGAGCTGCAGGTCCGGCTGACCGCGCAACGGCTGGTCGTCGGACTGCTGCCGCCCGCCGCCGAGGTCGGGTCACCGTCGTACGACCTCGATCTGACCGGCGCCGCGCTCGAGTACTTCGACCTCTCGAAGCGCCGGCTCGGCGATCTCTGGCTCCGCTACGCGACCCTCTACAGCAGCACGAGCCTCAGCGGCACCGTGTTCACCGGCAAGGCGTACTTCACCGGCGCGAGCACCGGCTCCGGCCGCCTGACCGGGGTGTTCCGCTGCAAGGGCGCGCGGTTCGAAGGCAACGCCTGGTTCAGCGGCACGACCTTCGGCGAGCTGGCCGACTTCACGAACACGACGTTCGCCGGGCCGACGACGTTCAAGGACGCCAAGTTCCTGAAGGACGTGGTGCTCGCCGGCGTCTCCGCCACCTACTCGCTGGATCTGTACCGAACCCGTTTCGAGGGTCAGACCGACCTGCGGTTCTCCGCGCTGCCCGAGTCCGTCTCGCTGTACAACACGCGCGTCCAGTCCGAAAAGGACGTTCAGCTGCCGGCCGGTTGGAAGCTCGAAAAACTGCGTGACGGCGGCGTGCGGATCGTGGCCGAGTGAAGCGCTTTTCGCCCCTGGTGGCCGCTTTTCTGTTCAGCGCCGTCATCTTCGCCGGTGTCCTGGTGTGGCTGCTCGCCGACCGCGGGACCAGCCGGGGTGATGCGCTCAAGACGGCCGGGCTGGCAGGCGGCGCGGTCGCGGCGTTGTACGGGCTGTGGCTGAACGACCGCCGCCGGCGCACCGAAGAGGACCGGCACGAGCTGGAACGCGGCCGGATCTCCGACGAGCGCTTCGCGAAGGCCGTCGAACTGCTCGGGCACCAGGCCGACCAGGTCCGGGTCGGCGCGATGCACGCGCTGGCCGGGCTCGCGCGGACCCGGCCCGACGTCTACGCGCAGACCGTGCTCGACGTGTTGTGCGCGTACCTGCGGCTGCCGTTCGCCCACGAGGACTTCGGTGACGACGTCGAGGATTCCGCCGCGGCCGAGCGGGAGCGGCAGGTGCGGCGGACGGCTCAGCAGCTGGTCCAGACCCTGCTGGCGGACGTCGACGAGCCGGACGGGCCGGCGTACGCACTCGACCTCTCCGGTGCCCGGCTCGAACGGTTCACCCTCGCGCACAAGCGGATCGCCTGGCTCGGCGGGCAGCAGATGAAGATCTTCACCGGGGCCCGGTTCGTGGACACGTCGTTCGAAAGTTCGGCGTTCTTCACCGGCGCGGAAATGCACGGGCCCGTCGAGTTCGTGCGGACGAAGTTCGGTTCGGGCACGGGCTTCCGCGGTTTCACCGTGCACGACGAAGTGACGTTCGACGGCGTCGAGTTCGCGCTGCCGCCCGATTTCGGCGAGGCGACCTTTCCGGACGGGACGAAACTGCCCTGAGCAGCCCCCGTTTTCCAGGCTAGCGGAGGGCACCGACAACAATCGGTGCCCTCCGGTCAGCTGTCCCCAGGTCTACCAGGTCAGTCGAACAGGGCCGGGAGCGTCTTCTCCCAGGCTTCGCGCAGTTCGTCGAGCGTGAACTCCGTGATGCCCTGCAGCTCCAGCTTGCCCGACTCCGGGTCGACCACGCCGGTCTTGCGCCAGGGGAGGCCGCGCGCGGTGCACATCTCCGTGAAGCGCAGCTCCTCGGTGCGCGGGACCGCCACCAGCACGCGGCCCGACGACTCGGAGAACAGCTGGACGAACGGGTCCTGGCCGTCGTCGAGGAAGAACCGGGCGCCGCACTGTCCGATGAGGACGGTCTCGACGAACGCCTGGATCAGGCCGCCGTCCGCCAGGTCGTGCGCGGCCGAGATCATGCCGTCGCGGGAACCCGCCACCAGGATGTCCGCGAGGAGCTTCTCGCGGGCGAGGTCGACCTTCGGGGGCACGCCGCCGAGGTGGCCGTGCAGCTCGCGGGCCCACGCCGAACCGTCCAGCTCGTCGTGCGTTTCACCCAGCAGCAGCAGGGTTTCGCCGGCTTCGGCGCCGATGCCGGTCGGGATGCGGCGGGTGACGTCGTCGATCACGCCGAGCACGCCGATCACCGGCGTCGGCAGGATCGCCGTCGACCCGGTCTGGTTGAAGAAGCTCACGTTGCCGCCGGTGACCGGGATGCCCAGCTCGACGCAGCCGTCCGCGATGCCGTGCACGGCCTGCTCGAACTGCCACATCACGCCCGGGTCGGTCGGCGCGCCGAAGTTCAGGCAGTCCGACACCGCGACCGGGGTCGCGCCGCCGGTCGCCACGTTGCGGTACGCCTCCGCCAGCGCCAGCTGCGCGCCGCGGTACGGGTCGAGGTAGACGAACTTGCTGTTGCAGTCCGTCGCCACCGAGACGCCTCGGCCACTCGACTCGTCGATCCGGATCATGCCCGAGTCGGACGGCTGTGACAGCACGGAGTTACCGCGCACGTAGCGGTCGTACTGCGACGTCACCCATTCCTTCGATGCCTGGTTGGGCGAGGAAATGAGACGCAACACGTCGGCGCGCAGTTCGTCCGGAGTGGACGGACGCGGCAGGTTCGCCGAGGTGTCGGCGATCAGAGCGTCCTGAAAGGACGGTCGCTCGATCGGCCGGTCGTACACCGGCCCCTGGTGCGCCACCGTGTGCGCCGGGACGTCGACGACGACCTCGTCGTGCCAGGTGATCACCAGGTGCTCGCCGTCGGTGACCTCGCCGATGTCGGTGGCGATGACGTCCCACTTGCGGCAGACCGCCATGAACGCCTCGACGTTCTCCGGCGAGACGACCGCGCACATGCGCTCCTGCGACTCGCTGGAGAGCACCTCGGCCGGCGTCATCCCGGTGGCGCGCAACGGAACCCGGTCGAGGTAGACGTGCATGCCGCCGTCGCCGGCCGCGGCCAGCTCCGACGTCGCGCAGGACAGCCCGGCGCCGCCGAGGTCCTGGATGCCGACGACGAGGTCGGCCGCGAACAGCTCGAGGCAGCACTCGATGAGCACCTTCTCGGTGAACGGGTCGCCGACCTGGACGCTCGGCAGCTTCTTGCGGCCACCCGAGGACTCGTCACCCGAAAAGGTGTCACTCGCCAGGACGGACACGCCGCCGATGCCGTCGAGGCCGGTGCGGGCGCCGAACAGGATGATCTTGTTGCCGGCGCCGGACGCGAACGCCAGGTGCAGGTCCTCGACGCGCATCGCGCCGACGCACAGCGCGTTCACCAGCGGGTTGCCCGCGTACGACGGGTCGAAGACCAGCTCGCCGCCGATGTTCGGCAGGCCGAGGCAGTTGCCGTAACCGCCGACGCCGGCGACGACGCCGGGCAGCACGCGCTTGGTGTCGGGGGCGTCGGCCGGGCCGAAGCGCAGCGCGTCCGCCACCGCGAGCGGGCGCGCGCCCATCGCCATGATGTCGCGCACGATGCCGCCGACGCCGGTCGCGGCACCCTGGTAGGGCTCCACATAGGACGGGTGGTTGTGGCTCTCCACCTTGAAGGTGACCGCCCAGCCCTCGCCGATGTCGACGACGCCCGCGTTCTCGCCGATGCCGGCCAGCATCTTGGCCTTCATCTCGTCGGTCGCGGTCTCGCCGAAGTAGCGAAGGTGCTTCTTGGAGGACTTGTAGGAGCAGTGCTCGCTCCACATCACCGAGTACATGGCCAGCTCGGCGTCGGTGGGCCGGCGGCCGAGGATTTCCCGGATGCGGGCGTACTCGTCGTCGGCGAGCCCGAGCTCGCGATAGGGCTGGGTGTGGTCCGGGGTCGCCCCGGCCCGCTCGGTGGTGTCAACGGTGCTGGTCACGGTGTCCGTGTCAGGGTTCGCCACGGCCGCCAGGATACGTGCCGGGCCCGGGTGCCCCGGACACTGGGCCGCCCCACCGGATATCACCGTTCCGGGTGTGACGGAGCAGACAACCCGAGTGGGCGAAGATCACCCGCGAGCCACGGCGGAAGGCCCGCGCGGAGTAGCTCTTCCGGTCCCGGATCGGCTGATCCGGCGCTGCGGCATCCGGGCGACCGGCCCGGTGCGTGACCACCGAGCGGAGGTGCGGCCGCAGGCTGGCGGGCGAAAATCGGTCGCCTTCCGCTGGTTGTCGGCTTAACGTCGGGAATCGTGCTTTCCGCCACATACCCCCTTCCGCCGCTGCGGCTGCCCGCACGGCCGACCGCGAGCCGGTTCCTGCTCGCCGTGTTCCGAGCCCGGCTCGGCACGGTGCTGGGCTCGGCCACGATCGGCGTCGTGTGGGCGCTGCCGGGCGCCCTGCTGCCCCTGGTGATCGGCCAGGGCATCGGCGCCATCACCGCGCACGACGGGGCGGGCGTCGGGCGCTGGGCGCTGGCCGCGGCCGCGCTCGGCGTCGCCCAGACCCTGGCCGGGACCTGGATGCA is a window from the Amycolatopsis sp. NBC_00355 genome containing:
- the purF gene encoding amidophosphoribosyltransferase, translating into MVSDPQLVSSDQPDPEPREECGVFGVWAPGEEVAKLTYYGLYALQHRGQEAAGISVSDGSQIVVFKDLGLVSQVFDEQILQSLQGHIAVGHCRYSTTGATIWENAQPIFRTTETGSGLSFAHNGNLVNTAELRERTIAAGLKPHAGLTGSSSDSDLICGLLAANAADKGIEGAAMELLPTLKGAFCLVFADENTLYAARDPHGVHPLVLGRLERGWVVSSETAGLDIVGASFVREVEPGELIAIDAEGLRSSRFANPDPKGCVFEYVYLARPDTTIAGRGVHATRVEIGRRLAGEQPVEADLVMPVPESGTPAAIGYAQGSGIPYGTGLVKNAYVGRTFIQPSQTIRQLGIRLKLNPLRDVIRGKRLVVVDDSIVRGNTQRALVRMLREAGALEVHVRIASPPVRWPCFYGIDFASRAELVANGVDLDGIRRSIGADSLGYISLDGLVAATEQPKTRLCTACFSGEYPIALPDDALIGKNLLESLDAVNGAATPVSPAGYGAEDAVRRP
- a CDS encoding DUF397 domain-containing protein; this translates as MAERFENGIPADRLSGAPWRKASYSGAVGNCVEVAPLSNGEIAMRNSRFPTGPALVYTRAEMAAFLAGAKDGEFDDVLG
- a CDS encoding helix-turn-helix domain-containing protein, which gives rise to MNAVNASSAEQNIGPTARRMILGSQLRRLREEAGITRQQAGYNIRGSESKISRLELGRVGFKERDVTDLLTMYGVEESTERQTFLDMVKQSNEPGWWRRFGETMPNWFTDLVGLEEAAARIQIWEPLYVSGLLQIEGYARAIFSHGRPEMADDRVDQLVALRMRRQKMFSRPDAPRVWMVLDESVLYRPIGGVKVLKRQIEYLLEMSALPHVSVQVLPYSRSGLSAEHAFSLLRFGEPELPNIAYVEYLTGAHYIEKREEIEKYSRALDMLAVDAETPDRSRSMLAKRRQEI
- a CDS encoding SAM-dependent methyltransferase — its product is MPDAATRTERVPVGVDPTRASIARVYDAFLLGKDNYEIDREVLKQVQQAAPEAQDLAFENRGFLIRACRFLASQTGITQILDLGSGLPTAENTHQVVQRINPETRVVYVDNDPVVLAHGRALLEENEHTHFVAEDIFEPARILENEIVREHIDFTQPLIMLQMGTLHHFKGDHDRPAEIMREYVDALPSGSFVGLSHFFDPENEDSATARRMEDFFVHSPMGSGTFRTQKDIEALFAGLEMVDPGVTLCADWWPDGPRLKELNVAQRTIAGGVGRKP
- a CDS encoding sterol carrier family protein, whose amino-acid sequence is MASSRSVDPGQLRAAVQAISPWLQGDGPDPARPELAAAVRLSLRALAADAPGRTVEVRVPPFAAVQCVDGPRHTRGTPPNVIETDPRTWLELATGRLDWTTAVAGGRVSASGSRADLSQWLPLVRV
- a CDS encoding type VII secretion system-associated protein, with protein sequence MTMAQRDEADRMVSQQPAGNGPDRPGKHGKHSRSARRGGQQARRSGKHGTPEITEEMRANARANPNSWLYVIDEAFDPNGPVPSWAVVGAYPVNDAGDVVADFHANDRYRPSPKALGFPEPSNDLEQLLQLVRTEHRPPSDLPKVVLDSTLFVYAMSPVQRTVIGFHNTDGRVMVPAYTRKALVPREWPHARAVVGRDIVSLLGGHPVAINPHDLITAVVPAEHLMKALADEQQR
- a CDS encoding lysozyme, with the protein product MRVLGRLRRGRSLPLLAAAVFLVAGQAPATAVDLYDGAEDHYAGSQIAKVEGIDALPDVLYAADDQQLGHDVSGHQGPVDWGGAAGAGAKFVYVKATEGTGFVNPQFAQQYNGSYDAGLIRGAYHFARPDVSDGASQAKYFLAHGGGWSADGKTLPGALDAEYNPYGETCYGKDAGGMVRWLSDFSETYRAATGRYPTIYTSTSWWKRCTANNGGFGANPLWIARYNTTIGELPAGWSVHTIWQFADRGTLPGDQNWFNGAAARLRALALG
- a CDS encoding lysozyme produces the protein MSTSRRGRLFAALAVPATLLLLGSTVQATAATISPEVDPVSAINADIAVHNHDMGSQIRRVEGDKSTPDTQKAAQQPQPAQAIPGQVLATVAGMDVASYQGNVDWASWWNQGKRFVWTKSTESTSYTNPYFAQQYNGSFNQGFIRGAYHFATPNTASGAAQANYFLAHGGGWSRDGRTLPGALDMEYNPYGATCYGLSKAAMTSWILDFHDTYHAKTGRYPVIYTSQSWWNQCVNADFASTAPLWVARYASSVGTLPYNWGFYTVWQYTSSPLDQDTFNGAIDRLQALANG